In Bacillus sp. SM2101, a single window of DNA contains:
- a CDS encoding PadR family transcriptional regulator — translation MNKAQFIVLGILEQLGEGSGYDIKHIYDQNKFYQWVDIKIGSIYHAIKQLHKESFISEVKKLQEGNYPTKTIYTVTNEGKKKFDTLQKKSFLGLFPDFYGFKLALKLNTRRTEEEINEYAQMAIQIIDEKLDAMKAHLNSLEPNSHRYTYDSFFIQHDQRLYEAEKEWIQESVKNIDLIMRLEQ, via the coding sequence ATGAATAAAGCACAGTTTATTGTTTTAGGTATCTTAGAGCAGTTAGGAGAAGGTAGCGGTTATGATATTAAACACATATATGATCAAAATAAATTCTACCAGTGGGTAGATATAAAAATAGGCTCAATCTATCATGCTATAAAGCAGCTCCACAAAGAAAGTTTTATTAGTGAAGTGAAAAAATTACAAGAGGGAAACTATCCAACGAAGACAATATATACTGTTACAAACGAGGGGAAAAAGAAATTTGATACTCTACAGAAAAAATCGTTTTTAGGTTTATTTCCTGATTTTTATGGCTTTAAATTAGCACTAAAATTAAATACTCGTCGTACAGAAGAAGAAATTAATGAATACGCTCAAATGGCAATACAAATTATCGATGAAAAATTAGACGCAATGAAAGCACATTTAAATTCTTTGGAACCGAACAGTCACAGGTATACATACGATTCTTTTTTCATTCAGCATGATCAACGGTTATATGAAGCAGAAAAAGAATGGATTCAAGAGTCAGTTAAAAATATCGATCTAATTATGCGTTTAGAACAGTAA
- a CDS encoding DUF1772 domain-containing protein: MRASYVENGTLAITLLITGIMAGFFYTYTFNVNLAMLEVDGEIYAIVQSLFNENVRHFMFFIFFFGGGAASIIAILVNLKHYKSFSFWLIVTAGLIYIFGIIIFTSQVNLPLNYETESWIPKAVPEDWMQTRDAWNQANALRVIFSSVSFACYILALFLRASKIPNPQNI, translated from the coding sequence TTGAGAGCTAGCTACGTGGAAAATGGAACTTTAGCCATCACTTTATTAATCACTGGAATTATGGCAGGATTTTTCTATACCTATACGTTTAATGTAAATTTAGCCATGTTAGAAGTAGACGGTGAAATATACGCAATTGTGCAGTCTCTATTTAACGAAAATGTTAGACACTTTATGTTTTTCATTTTTTTCTTTGGTGGTGGAGCAGCATCTATTATTGCAATATTAGTTAATTTAAAGCACTATAAGTCTTTTTCGTTTTGGTTAATCGTTACTGCTGGGCTGATATACATTTTTGGTATTATTATTTTCACTTCCCAAGTAAACCTACCTCTTAATTATGAAACAGAAAGCTGGATACCTAAGGCAGTGCCTGAAGATTGGATGCAAACCCGTGATGCATGGAACCAAGCAAATGCACTGCGAGTTATCTTCTCTTCTGTTTCGTTTGCTTGCTATATACTTGCTTTATTCCTAAGAGCATCCAAGATACCTAACCCTCAAAATATTTAA
- a CDS encoding Gfo/Idh/MocA family oxidoreductase, with protein sequence MKVGIIGGGFGLRVQAPIIQAQEEMDLVAVCTMKRHQIPDELNNDLNSFVHYQDWRQMLDNESLDVLFVSSMPVHHYEMVKYALERRIHVVCEKPFTTNSQQSAELIQLSKHYNKKVIIDFEWRYLPSRQRVKSLIQNNEIGELLHFEYHVSYSQYQNLVTNKRGWLGQKQQYGGMLGALGSHMIDCLRWLINAEVDTVNGLVHTHVPYGGGEERDADDAFFIHGKMTNNTTFSIQLLTGVNHGIGSSLKIYGDLGTVTLKNDDKLLIEKINQPIQEVVLHEQKNKAIELSDIANRYYPAFLPFLEKVYEYLTYEKLDEDLPLIDDGHKNQLVIDKVFAT encoded by the coding sequence ATGAAAGTTGGAATTATAGGTGGTGGGTTTGGTTTGCGAGTTCAAGCTCCAATCATTCAGGCTCAGGAAGAGATGGATTTAGTCGCTGTTTGTACAATGAAGCGTCACCAAATACCAGATGAGTTAAATAATGATTTGAATAGCTTTGTTCATTATCAAGATTGGAGACAGATGCTAGATAATGAAAGTTTAGATGTTCTATTTGTTAGTTCTATGCCAGTTCACCATTATGAAATGGTAAAGTACGCGTTAGAAAGAAGGATTCATGTTGTTTGTGAAAAGCCTTTTACTACGAACAGTCAACAATCTGCTGAACTTATACAACTATCAAAGCATTATAATAAAAAGGTTATTATTGACTTTGAGTGGAGGTATTTACCGAGTCGTCAACGAGTAAAGTCTCTTATTCAGAACAATGAAATTGGTGAACTATTGCATTTTGAATACCATGTTAGTTACTCACAGTATCAAAATCTTGTTACAAACAAAAGAGGTTGGTTAGGACAGAAACAACAATATGGAGGTATGCTAGGTGCACTCGGCTCTCATATGATCGATTGTTTGCGTTGGCTAATTAATGCAGAGGTCGATACAGTTAACGGTTTAGTACATACTCATGTCCCATATGGGGGTGGGGAGGAAAGAGACGCTGATGATGCTTTCTTCATTCATGGCAAAATGACGAATAACACGACTTTTTCTATTCAGCTTTTAACTGGGGTTAATCACGGCATAGGTTCTAGCTTGAAAATTTACGGTGATTTAGGGACAGTTACTCTAAAAAATGATGACAAATTATTAATAGAAAAAATAAATCAACCTATCCAAGAAGTAGTATTACATGAACAAAAAAACAAAGCTATAGAACTTTCGGATATTGCAAATCGTTACTATCCTGCATTCTTGCCCTTTTTAGAAAAGGTCTACGAATATCTTACTTATGAAAAGTTAGATGAGGATTTACCACTTATTGATGATGGGCACAAGAATCAACTAGTCATTGATAAAGTTTTCGCAACTTGA
- a CDS encoding DUF4179 domain-containing protein, with translation MKDIYELLNDLDMDENEFEEMKVDEFEKNKVKKVLKQSVNKKNKTRSWKRNVAIASMIACLTLTTLVLTFPTQAVGIPIVGDLFKFLGKTHLYDQHQEYAKEMNLTAESNGIKVTIKDAVFDGESVFFTYSIESHDDLGEELLLVESLYISGASGGSGISTYEYDKSKDTYVHRGSGGTKKIDDNTYVGMQSINIGHGYNNDTATVEWEIKGINLPSKQQEIRGEWKFNFPVSALDGEVYDVYDSVKQDAITVNVHRLLVTPLTSIVYIQQQSTRDVDRNKWDMIDTDIEIRDDLGNRYTGQMNDGGSIDAYNKLRVKTFELLDPNATKLYVTPHVSLIDWIEEEEAGYQIIETEEMVLDEIVIDLKK, from the coding sequence ATGAAAGATATCTATGAATTATTGAATGACTTAGACATGGATGAAAATGAATTTGAAGAAATGAAAGTTGATGAATTTGAAAAAAACAAAGTGAAAAAGGTATTAAAGCAGTCAGTAAATAAAAAGAACAAAACGAGAAGTTGGAAAAGAAATGTTGCTATAGCTTCAATGATCGCCTGTCTTACATTAACTACGTTGGTTTTAACGTTTCCTACACAAGCTGTGGGTATACCAATTGTGGGGGATTTGTTTAAATTTTTAGGTAAAACGCATCTTTACGATCAGCATCAGGAGTATGCTAAGGAAATGAATTTAACCGCGGAGAGCAACGGAATTAAAGTGACAATTAAGGATGCGGTATTTGATGGGGAGTCTGTATTTTTTACATATTCTATAGAAAGTCATGATGATTTAGGTGAAGAGCTTCTTTTGGTTGAATCACTATACATAAGTGGTGCGAGCGGTGGCTCAGGTATTTCAACTTATGAATATGATAAAAGTAAAGACACATATGTACATAGAGGGAGCGGTGGAACTAAAAAAATCGATGACAATACTTATGTCGGCATGCAAAGCATAAATATTGGCCATGGCTATAATAATGATACAGCAACTGTAGAATGGGAGATTAAAGGTATTAACCTCCCAAGTAAACAACAAGAAATCAGAGGAGAATGGAAGTTTAATTTTCCTGTAAGCGCACTAGATGGAGAAGTATATGACGTTTATGATAGTGTTAAACAAGATGCGATAACAGTCAATGTTCATAGGTTATTAGTTACTCCGTTAACGTCGATTGTGTATATTCAACAGCAATCGACGAGGGATGTAGATCGAAATAAGTGGGATATGATAGATACTGATATAGAAATTCGAGATGACTTAGGAAATCGCTATACAGGCCAAATGAATGATGGAGGTAGTATTGATGCATATAATAAGCTTCGGGTGAAAACCTTCGAGCTTCTTGATCCAAATGCAACAAAATTATACGTCACGCCACATGTGTCATTAATAGATTGGATCGAGGAAGAAGAAGCGGGCTATCAAATTATAGAAACTGAAGAAATGGTGCTAGATGAAATAGTAATAGATTTAAAGAAATAG
- a CDS encoding sigma-70 family RNA polymerase sigma factor, which translates to MKSTNKNFIRRLQRQKEDALEFIVDNYLPLIKGITYKVLSPLNNEGIIEECTNDTFLSIWNNAKKFSGDENDFKKWICAIAKYKAIDYYRKAIKNRESTSREIDIIDGKSVEDELIMAEDRTELLQLINELEPVDRNIFIMKFFLGLNNEEISQKVGLTKSSVDNRIYRGKKNLSKQATNLHLRGNVI; encoded by the coding sequence ATGAAGTCTACTAATAAAAATTTTATACGGAGATTACAGCGCCAAAAAGAAGACGCTTTAGAGTTTATTGTTGATAACTATTTGCCATTAATAAAAGGAATCACATATAAAGTTCTTTCTCCACTTAACAATGAAGGCATAATAGAAGAATGTACAAACGATACTTTCCTATCAATTTGGAACAATGCTAAAAAATTCTCTGGTGACGAGAATGATTTCAAAAAATGGATTTGCGCTATTGCTAAATACAAAGCGATAGATTATTACCGAAAAGCTATTAAGAATCGTGAATCTACTTCTCGCGAAATAGATATTATCGATGGAAAATCAGTGGAAGATGAACTGATTATGGCAGAGGATAGAACAGAGTTATTACAGCTTATCAACGAATTGGAGCCTGTAGATCGTAATATATTTATTATGAAATTTTTTCTTGGGTTAAACAATGAAGAAATATCCCAAAAAGTAGGGCTGACTAAATCGTCCGTAGATAATCGAATATACAGAGGAAAAAAGAATTTGTCTAAACAAGCTACGAACCTTCATTTAAGGGGGAATGTCATATGA
- a CDS encoding LacI family DNA-binding transcriptional regulator codes for MVVTIKDVAKHANVAPSTVSRVIANHPRISDKTKERVRAAMKELGYHPNFNARSLANNSTRAIGLVMPSTADKALQNPFFPEVIRGISAAAHVKQYALHISTGGTDDEKLDGVMQMVQGRRVDGIILLYSRVDDEVLQYLRDKDFPFVVIGKPFTNVEDITHIDNNNFRAAKEVTEYLIQLGHERIGFVGGDNHLIVTIDRLGGYEKAIHEAQLTYRHEYVIHEEFLKEGGQEAVLELMSLSQPPTALVVSDDVMALGVLNMLDRMGKVVPDDISVVSFNNVLLSEIARPPLTSVDINIYQLGYEAAKNLILHVESPEEPIKRVIIPHKLIKRSSCIELQNK; via the coding sequence ATGGTAGTTACAATTAAAGATGTAGCAAAGCATGCAAATGTTGCTCCGTCAACAGTTTCAAGGGTAATTGCCAACCACCCTCGAATTAGTGATAAAACGAAGGAACGAGTGCGTGCAGCAATGAAGGAATTGGGCTATCACCCTAATTTTAATGCGCGAAGCTTAGCGAATAACTCTACTAGAGCGATCGGGTTAGTGATGCCTAGTACAGCTGATAAAGCGTTACAAAATCCTTTTTTCCCTGAAGTCATTCGTGGAATTAGCGCTGCTGCCCATGTGAAACAATATGCATTGCATATATCAACAGGTGGAACCGATGACGAAAAGCTTGATGGTGTCATGCAAATGGTACAGGGAAGACGTGTTGATGGCATTATCCTCTTATATTCTCGTGTGGATGATGAAGTATTACAATATTTGCGTGACAAGGATTTTCCCTTTGTAGTCATAGGCAAGCCTTTTACAAATGTTGAGGATATTACTCATATTGATAATAATAATTTTCGAGCAGCAAAAGAAGTAACAGAATATTTAATCCAGCTTGGACATGAGCGAATTGGCTTTGTAGGTGGGGATAACCATCTTATTGTAACGATAGATCGACTTGGCGGTTATGAAAAAGCGATTCATGAAGCTCAACTAACATATAGACATGAATATGTAATCCATGAAGAATTTTTAAAGGAGGGGGGACAAGAGGCGGTTTTGGAACTGATGTCTCTTTCTCAACCTCCTACCGCATTAGTTGTATCAGATGATGTCATGGCATTAGGTGTACTGAATATGCTAGATAGGATGGGCAAAGTTGTACCTGATGATATATCTGTTGTAAGCTTTAACAACGTTTTATTATCAGAGATTGCAAGACCACCACTAACATCAGTCGATATTAATATATATCAGCTTGGCTATGAAGCCGCAAAAAATCTCATTTTACATGTTGAAAGTCCAGAAGAACCGATCAAAAGAGTAATTATTCCACACAAGCTAATTAAAAGAAGCTCGTGTATCGAGCTACAAAATAAATGA